The following coding sequences lie in one Pontibacter sp. G13 genomic window:
- a CDS encoding GH39 family glycosyl hydrolase, producing MRKLRSSLRWRMPFSQGKGAVYILSSSNLSSFCIKGLTVWLIMMAGSAAFSQTNISIDFGQPAYFPLIKDKGSTFQEGRPNKPTISAAMAPMSDLKQGAFRALVNQGGSNFIWKNGSNIQAARNTDYDLIANICHGNHMEPMFTLYQTPDAWLPAGATSSKVPPTNFVEYAEGIGKFVELYTNVKPIVWEVWNEPQNGNSFLITDNTIRDYNLIYENVAPEVRSADPDAVIAGPAMANTSSVIDAFSEAFLDNVRNKNLPLDYYSIHSYNRFGNGIDRLKDIIDVSRANLSNDFQTVPMIFTEYEQTPTGDNPDREFTIGAVRWLEDIDFFLEQTDIPIVTWNRYQFKGSGNSGGLVDDQQNRRPIYWAYKVFGDMPTERKELTINNAPNGLDGFASADESGAGILIWNNSNNTRSINLQTSNLPFSSGTVKLYRIDADHSSYLENSNNDNLSQIWSRNLSTLNNTTLSIPGPGIIYLEITPNTVPASPTMVSADYIRAWQFTARKSAGGIFQHYGHFDWNTWTGRMGVKTNTGRGMCGVTMDNTPSAVGFQFKTFDMNPANNNNALVAIRVDYMNGNNALKSVMLRSNIYNANRTSKLPWGDNVATGDVVINKGTAIGDNSIFDFNINQNAPNNWNNQRRVIISFIMENTGPESQGVARILQAGQETTSVPTGEIFIQHKSSGNKLHNNQNNNGDIVNTIAPTFTGDNVRWKLIPINDDPGYYRLEHKASGRWFHCQEDGITNFQLGPTSWTGERTKWTVVPVDNTFFRLEHKASGKWLHVGSDGTTNFSLGPTTFTGDNTQWEFISASSNRKAQVSEELNEGRLKAWPNPATGSNLVVEGLNKGERIRVFDLLGKLVYDGTASGETQKFDISDWGTGMFLLYVNALNQDQVLKILVK from the coding sequence ATGAGAAAGTTACGATCTTCTCTACGTTGGCGAATGCCTTTTTCGCAAGGCAAAGGAGCTGTTTACATCCTATCAAGCAGTAATTTGAGTTCCTTTTGCATCAAAGGACTGACAGTCTGGTTGATCATGATGGCAGGTAGTGCCGCATTCTCCCAGACCAACATTTCGATTGATTTTGGACAACCCGCCTATTTTCCATTGATCAAGGACAAGGGCAGCACCTTTCAGGAAGGAAGGCCCAACAAACCGACCATTTCAGCAGCGATGGCGCCAATGTCTGACCTCAAACAAGGAGCTTTTCGCGCTTTGGTCAATCAAGGAGGTTCCAATTTCATCTGGAAAAATGGGAGCAACATTCAAGCGGCCCGGAACACGGACTATGACCTGATAGCCAATATCTGTCATGGCAACCACATGGAACCCATGTTTACGCTCTACCAAACGCCTGACGCTTGGCTTCCGGCTGGAGCGACCTCTTCCAAAGTCCCCCCTACCAATTTTGTGGAATATGCAGAAGGGATCGGCAAATTCGTCGAGCTATACACGAATGTCAAACCCATCGTCTGGGAGGTCTGGAACGAGCCACAAAATGGCAATAGTTTCCTGATCACCGACAATACCATTCGCGACTACAACCTGATCTATGAAAATGTTGCACCCGAGGTCCGAAGTGCCGATCCGGATGCCGTGATTGCGGGACCGGCCATGGCGAATACATCCAGTGTGATTGATGCTTTTTCGGAAGCATTTCTAGACAATGTCCGAAACAAAAACCTTCCCCTCGACTACTACTCCATTCACAGCTACAATCGATTTGGGAATGGCATAGATCGCTTGAAGGATATCATCGATGTGTCCAGAGCCAATCTGAGCAATGATTTCCAGACGGTTCCCATGATTTTCACGGAGTATGAGCAAACGCCTACAGGAGACAATCCCGACCGAGAGTTTACCATCGGTGCGGTCAGATGGCTGGAGGATATCGACTTCTTTTTGGAGCAGACAGACATCCCAATTGTCACTTGGAATCGGTACCAATTCAAAGGAAGCGGCAATTCAGGCGGGCTGGTAGACGACCAACAAAACCGTCGTCCGATCTACTGGGCATACAAGGTATTTGGAGACATGCCCACTGAGCGGAAGGAATTGACCATCAACAATGCTCCCAATGGACTCGATGGTTTTGCTTCTGCGGACGAATCGGGTGCGGGGATTTTGATCTGGAATAATTCCAATAACACCCGAAGTATCAATTTACAGACGTCCAATCTTCCATTCTCAAGTGGTACTGTGAAACTCTACCGAATTGATGCTGATCATTCTAGCTACCTCGAAAACAGCAACAATGACAATCTCTCCCAGATTTGGAGCAGAAACTTGAGCACCCTCAATAATACCACACTCAGTATTCCGGGTCCGGGCATCATTTACCTAGAAATCACCCCCAATACTGTACCTGCTTCCCCCACGATGGTATCTGCTGACTATATCCGAGCATGGCAGTTCACCGCTCGAAAATCGGCCGGGGGAATCTTCCAACACTACGGCCATTTCGACTGGAATACATGGACAGGTCGAATGGGGGTAAAAACCAATACCGGTCGCGGAATGTGCGGTGTAACAATGGATAATACGCCTAGTGCAGTAGGGTTCCAATTCAAGACCTTCGACATGAATCCCGCCAACAACAATAATGCCTTGGTGGCGATTCGAGTAGACTACATGAATGGAAACAATGCCCTGAAAAGCGTCATGTTGCGGAGTAACATCTACAATGCAAACAGAACCAGCAAATTACCTTGGGGCGATAATGTCGCTACCGGAGATGTGGTCATCAACAAAGGAACTGCAATTGGTGACAACTCCATTTTTGATTTCAATATCAACCAAAACGCCCCCAATAACTGGAACAATCAGCGCCGAGTCATCATTTCCTTCATCATGGAGAATACCGGCCCCGAGTCTCAAGGAGTTGCCAGAATTCTTCAAGCGGGCCAAGAAACCACTTCCGTACCTACCGGAGAAATCTTCATTCAGCATAAATCCAGTGGGAATAAACTCCACAACAATCAAAACAACAATGGGGACATCGTGAATACAATTGCCCCTACGTTCACTGGAGACAACGTCCGCTGGAAACTCATCCCCATCAATGACGATCCCGGCTATTATCGTTTGGAGCACAAAGCCTCCGGTCGATGGTTCCACTGCCAAGAAGATGGCATTACGAACTTTCAACTAGGTCCCACTTCTTGGACAGGTGAGCGCACCAAATGGACAGTGGTTCCGGTGGATAATACGTTCTTCCGATTGGAACATAAGGCTAGTGGGAAATGGCTTCACGTCGGTTCAGATGGTACGACCAACTTCAGTTTAGGGCCCACCACATTTACAGGAGACAATACGCAGTGGGAATTTATTTCCGCTTCAAGTAATCGAAAAGCTCAAGTATCGGAGGAACTGAATGAGGGCCGTCTTAAGGCTTGGCCCAATCCTGCTACAGGAAGTAATCTGGTGGTAGAGGGACTCAATAAGGGGGAGCGTATTCGTGTTTTCGATCTTTTGGGAAAGTTGGTCTATGATGGCACTGCCTCTGGTGAGACGCAAAAGTTCGACATTTCCGATTGGGGAACAGGCATGTTTTTGCTTTATGTCAATGCATTGAATCAGGATCAGGTATTGAAGATTTTGGTCAAATAA